The genomic stretch CtaatgacgatgaagatgttcCGATAAATCGGCTCAACTCTTGTTTATCCACCTTGTTTCTTGGTGTGACATATTGTTGCGGTTGATCTATTTGCGGTGTCGAGGAAATGCCCTAGTCTTGTCAGTTGAAAACTCAAATTGGCTACTAAATCTTTTCTTTATATTATTTCAGTCATGAAGAAGATTGGAGGAAGTAAGGGAGTGAAGGGATGGAGTAAATGTTTAATTTGTTTAAGTGATTAATGGagaatgataaatgaagaagatGAACATAGAGAAGGGTATTTTTGTCATAAAAGTAGGTTTCTAATCAGAAAATTCAAATATTGACGGAATATGTCATCGAATTGTCCAAATGGGTGTAAGTTTTGACCTAGaacattttatgggagtaaattattaaaaagttttcataagggagttattttAGAAAACTGATATATAAAAGGGAATAATTGTTAATTTACTCtactagtatatatatatttggCAACAACCATGGCTCAGCCTGTGGCATTTGACCCTTGAGTATAAAAGTACAAGCCATAGTTAGATTCTTGTGTACCAATTATATATTTTGGCAACCAGCACCAAACAAAGCCTTGTCTCTCTAGTAAAGAATGTCAACCCTTCCCACGTCAAATGCTAAGGCTGTAGCTACAGCTAAATCTAAAGCTGAAGCCAGAAGTAGAAAAACACACAATTTCCTCCAACAACTACACTTTTGCGGCACTTTAACCGTGAAAACGATTGCATCGGCGCTCCTTATTACGGTATTCCTGTGGCTGTTCGCGCGTCTCCCAGATCCGCAAGTCCATGTCACGGGTTTCAATATCCAAGCACTTAAAGCAACAACAAAACCATATCCAACAATTATTAACTACAACTTTACCATTCACAACCCCGACCTTTATAAAAGCCTTCATTACATTGTTCTTGTGTTGCGCATTTCTTACTCAGGAAACTTCACAGAATACGGTGCAACAATAGACTTCGACGTGGATGGGAATGGGATTACTCAGGGTCCTGGAAAGACCAAGGTTTTGCCTGAACATACTCTTGATTATAGTTACACTGCTCTGGGGGATGTTTCTGATCAGCTGCTTAACCTTAAGACCATCCCTGATTACATGCAACTCCATTTTGTGATGGAATTTAAGGTCATAGCTTTCAATAGGGCCATCGCTTCCAGACAATTGATGAAGACTGCCCAACTTTATTTTGACAAAGCTGGCAATGCTATTATCAGTCACCCTGGAGGTCTTGCGCTTCGTTGAACAAGGTTTGAACTTTGAACAAAAATGATCAAAAGTATTCGTTCTAAGAGttatcatgattttttttttttaaatccgtTTTGCTACTTCTACCGTTGCGCTTATTTTCCAATTCATGTTTTTCATTTTGACTTCTAAATCATtctatctatctatatctatatataattACTCCTATGTATCAAATCTCGTCTTGTATGATGTTTTTTTTCATCAGTGTAAATAATAATGCCTCTAATTGTATTATCCATATAATCGACCAACTTTTGGATACCAAATTCAAGACTAGAAAATACATTACTTGAATTGTTAATACACATACTCTCGTATTATTtgtattatttataaaatgtttGTTATTTTATTATGTATTTATCTAAATTTCGTTAAATTAAATTCAGAGTACAAATTAAGTAAAAGGATTTTCTACCATATAAATTCAAAACATATAATTAACCTCGGTCATGGGTTATTATTTACCCCCTAAATTCCGATGTTATTTTCGAAAATGCCTTAACTATCATACTTATAGATGGTCAAAGTCAAAGGTTCAAAATGCCCAAACAATCGTACTTTAGGTTTTTAAAGGGCTAAattatgtcaaaaaaaaaaaaaaaaaaaaaaaaaaaaaaaattattgatgTGTAAATAATAATCACATTATATTGATGAGTGGATTAGAGTTTCGGCTTGAATCATATTACGATCAAACCATGTTCTCCTTTATGAATTATGATTCCAATAAAACTTAAAATCTTTTATAATCAATGACTAACACATCTTCAAATAAATAGTTTCAAAAAACATCTTCTCATGAACAGGAATAAATTTCccttaagatggtcaatttcgtCTAAAGCATAAGACGGAATATTGTGCGTGGTCAATTTACAGTAAAATGCAACTATTTTTGATAAAAAGTTGACAGAACAATAACCATTTTTAATAaaaagttgacaaacaattcccTAAACTATAACATTTTCTTGTTAAAATGGTCACATGTGTTAGCATTAAGATGACGATATTTTGCACCAGTCTACAATATAGACGAGATGTGACCGTTTAAATGAGAATTTGGGCATGAACATAATGTAGAAGTTTTTTAATAACAAGTAATAATTGATGGGAACCAATTCCAGGCGTGAACCAGTTAATCTGTAATCACCAATATGTAATTCAATATCATATCAAAATTTTGTAATTAAGAAAGTATCTCTCTTCCTAGCTAGTAGCTACCAAAGTCTATATATGGCTACAAAATTATGCTTACATTTTCTCTGTTCTTCTGATCAAACTCAAGTCTCAATGACCTCAAAAAATAGCAGCACTCTCAAGTCTCAACGTTCTTCTCTAAAACGGATTATACTGTGTTGGAGTCGGGCTCAATAGACGAGCGTAGGCccttttgcatcatcatttgagAGTAAAATTCAGCATGCTCCTATCATTCACAACAACCGGGTGTTAATTGTGTCAGACTGGATCACATTTAGGGTAAAACATGGCTAAGGAAACAAACATTATTGGATGCGACACTCAAACTGGAATATGTTAAAACTATTCGATGACAAAAAAAATTGAATGCGCACCAATCAAGAATTAAGAACGGGTTACTCCAACTTTTAAAGTCCAGCCCCGCGAGCACCACCACCGTCCCCCAACCCAATAAAACCACTATCCAAAGTCCAATTCATGGTGTTTGCTATtagatactccctccgttccggtcatttgttgtccgggacagagggagtattagaTAATGAAAATTTATGGTCAAAGACTCATAGTGCAAAATTGACAGTTTTGAAGGTCAATATACATATCAGGTTTGAGAGGCAACACCATTGGCATATCCAAGTTATATAACTTATATGTAACACACACGGACTCGGGACACCAAGAAAAGCTACATATGTAGGATGTTTTGTGCAGTTTGCTTAATATTTATGAATTATGATGGAACATTTTAGAATTTGCAAAAGCAGAGAGAAAATTCAAAGGTTCGCCCCTGCAGAACACAAATGAGCACAAGTGTGATAATGTATGATCATTGTCTAGTTTATTACCGTACCTTTACTGTGACTATGACCACTGCAACACCGTCTTTCCGTGACACATCGAAGAGTCTTCTCGCATCATCTGGTGTAATAGACGGAACAACTTGTGGTAACACCTTTGCGACTGAATACATATCAGACCATACAACTTAGCAACATGTTTTTAATAACAACTCCCACCGttccagtcaattgttgtcctttggttttggcacaaagaccaaggaaagggatGAGGGCCAATTATAAGACGACAAgtagaccaaattgagtgtgaatgatcaaattgctcatcaaatgcaatcctaaaatagaaaaggcaacaattgactaagacatccaaaatgaaaaaggacaacaaatggcAGGAGAGTAAATGTCGAATATATGATGCTCAATAAAATAGTATTCCGTAGAatactactccctccgtaccGATCATTTGTTCTcctttcattttggcacaaagaatAAGGAAATAAGAAgagaccaattactaaatgacaagtgaaatAAATTGactgtgaatgatcaaattactcatcaaattcatttttaaaatagaaaggaaaaCAAAAGACTGAGACAcctaaaaatagaaaaggacaacaaatgactggtaCAGAGGGAATACGAAGCAGCATAATTGTAGATGAAGAGCAGGAAGAAGTTGGTTCATTACCAAGTTTCTCAGTATGACGCTCATCATCCAGCAGCAACACCCTATAACTGTCTCCACTTCCGGTACTTCTCCTATCTCTCACCCTTCCAATGTCTCCTCCTACATAAAAGAGAAAATCATCATTGCGTTAACATGTCCCACAAATTGTTAGATAAGCTGAGCCTTACCCGAATCAATCGATAAAAAAAGAAAAGGTAATGAAAGTTACCTTGTTGGACTTGAGTAGAAGGGTCAAACTGGGACTGATCAAAAGATGGTCTTTCCAAGACAGCACCACCTCTTGAAGACCCAAATCTTGCTTTCACTTCAACTGACATAGAAGAACCAATACAAAACCCTTGATTTTTCTCTTTGTCCTCTATTGTTAAACTCACATTTAAAGGCATAGATTTTGAGACTTTAACATTGGGAAGTTGTAATTGCCTGAATTGGGTACTTGTATTAGCCAAAGATGTCATCACTGATGAAGCCATTAATGATGAACCTCAGCTATTAATCACAAATGTTGTGGGATTTCCAAATTTGTTCAAGTGATAGAATAGAATGCTACTGTTTCAGTTTTGAGGTTTCTCATAAATAGAGAGAAGACTGATTTGGGGATTTAATTGTGGATTAAAACTTGCCTTGTGTCACTTTTGTTACCAATCAAATGTCTGATTAGTGTTTTTTTCCCCAAGAAAACCCAATTAatatttcacaaattctcattgtatATGGCTATAGACGAGCCAAATATTCAACCACTTTAAGCAAAACGGACCAAATGTCATCACCTTAACGCCAAATATCACCAGTGTCATTTTCTAAGCTACAACAGGTAGTTTATCACATTGAAATGGTACTGGTGACATTTGGCATTAGGTAGTGACATTTGGCTCGTTTTGTTTAAGGTAGGTGGATATTTGGCCCGTCTATAACTATAAATAGATATTTCCTGTCTATAATAAGACCCTTTGTTAATATTTTGATGAGTATCATTAGTCCACAAATTAGTGCAGGTGGGTCTTGCTTTTTGGAGTGATAAGGCCGCTCGAATACTAGTCACTTGGTATGTTTGATTTTGAGGGTATGACTGAAAATAAATTGGATTTTCAAAGAATAAAGTGAGACAAGAATTTTTGAACAGGGTTATCTAAATCATTATATTACTAACAAAGAATAggaaaaaaaacacaaataaatgATTAGGGTACTGAGAGTAAAAAGTACGAACTCTCGGCCTCGAGCTCGCAACATTTCACATAGTGATGAATTCGACCATCACTTACGAGTTACTATAATACGATCTGAAACGTTTACTCGGGTCATTGACTAATGTTAATGGTGATTCACAGTCATACATGACTACTAACAATAAACTTGAGTCCAACTACTTAGTTACTCCACAAGTTTTAAGTCTTACATGATTCACTACAGTTAAAAGATAAGTATGTCTAATGTCAAACTCCAGAAATACAAGGAACAGTCCTGAATTTGGCATCTTTTTTGTGTTATGACGCATACTCATCCTTAAAACAACATTGTAATAAGTGTAGTTAAAAACTAAGGAAGACGGCCATGTTGCGGTTTCTTTCTGTTCATGAAACTACCACCTTGTGCCGTATTTCCCAATCCAATTCTGACCCTCCGAGCATCAGGCTGTCGTCGGAAAACAGGTTTGTTAACAGGACTGGAGGAGTAAGGAGCTGATGGTATGAGCTGCAAGGCAAGCAACAAAATAAAAGCAATTGATTTCTGTCCCCATCATAATAAAAtgattaaaatcataatattgGTAGCACTAGACGATATTGACATTGGATAAACCTATCAAACCGATCACTCGAGTTAGATTTAAGTTTTAACACGATTGGATCAAAAGTCTAAGAATTTTGGGACATAAACATTTCACTTAAGAGCTCTATAAAACTTACCATTCTTTTCACTTGCGAGCCATCCCCTGGGCCTGCACATAATTCTCAAGAGTTTAGGAAAACGCGTTAATACAGTATATGCATAAGTATCTTCCTATAAATACGCTAATTTGATTACGGTTTATATGAAAATAAATACGAGTAATAAAATTGGTGATCTCACCTTGAGAGCCCATAGTCTTGACCTTCTTCTGGTTGAGCTCCGAAGGGCTTACATCTATAGGTGCACCACACTGTTTCCTCTTGTGGTTCAGAACATCTCTGCAGTCGGTTCCTAAAAAGAAACCAAAATGATGCTTAAGCATTAACACTAACAATAATTCAACTCATCAATTTGAGGCATCTCCATGAGTATTTTGATCCCTATCTTATCAGTAAAATGCTCAGAAATGCAAGTCATACAGTTTAGACATCAAACTTTACCAAGTAGCGACTCAAGAGCAGTGCGTGCAGCAAATTGTTGAGCCTCTCTCTTGCTTTTTGCTCCAGCACCAGTGAAGGTCTTGTCATTTACAGTCACTCTTGAGACATAAACAGGAAGATTTCCTTCTCCTTCTCCCAGTATTGTCTTGTACATTGGGATTTCACCATGATTCTTCAATGTTAACTCATGTAA from Silene latifolia isolate original U9 population chromosome 2, ASM4854445v1, whole genome shotgun sequence encodes the following:
- the LOC141629580 gene encoding double-stranded RNA-binding protein 4-like isoform X4, with amino-acid sequence MANKPSSHSTFASMYKNKLQEYTQKQCLPFPAYRTANEGFQHAPKFRTTVYVDGVEYTSKSTFGRLREAEQDAAKLAYECILSNVQQTGFKPMLDEESRSSKSILHELTLKNHGEIPMYKTILGEGEGNLPVYVSRVTVNDKTFTGAGAKSKREAQQFAARTALESLLGTDCRDVLNHKRKQCGAPIDVSPSELNQKKVKTMGSQGPGDGSQVKRMLIPSAPYSSSPVNKPVFRRQPDARRVRIGLGNTAQGGSFMNRKKPQHGRLP
- the LOC141629580 gene encoding double-stranded RNA-binding protein 4-like isoform X3 — encoded protein: MANKPSSHSTFANIGMYKNKLQEYTQKQCLPFPAYRTANEGFQHAPKFRTTVYVDGVEYTSKSTFGRLREAEQDAAKLAYECILSNVQQTGFKPMLDEESRSSKSILHELTLKNHGEIPMYKTILGEGEGNLPVYVSRVTVNDKTFTGAGAKSKREAQQFAARTALESLLGTDCRDVLNHKRKQCGAPIDVSPSELNQKKVKTMGSQGPGDGSQVKRMLIPSAPYSSSPVNKPVFRRQPDARRVRIGLGNTAQGGSFMNRKKPQHGRLP
- the LOC141629580 gene encoding double-stranded RNA-binding protein 4-like isoform X2, whose protein sequence is MANKPSSHSTFASMYKNKLQEYTQKQCLPFPAYRTANEGFQHAPKFRTTVYVDGVEYTSKSTFGRLREAEQDAAKLAYECILSNVQQTGFKPMLDEESRSSKSILHELTLKNHGEIPMYKTILGEGEGNLPVYVSRVTVNDKTFTGAGAKSKREAQQFAARTALESLLGTDCRDVLNHKRKQCGAPIDVSPSELNQKKVKTMGSQELCAGPGDGSQVKRMLIPSAPYSSSPVNKPVFRRQPDARRVRIGLGNTAQGGSFMNRKKPQHGRLP
- the LOC141642736 gene encoding ATP-dependent Clp protease adapter protein CLPS2, chloroplastic-like, whose translation is MASSVMTSLANTSTQFRQLQLPNVKVSKSMPLNVSLTIEDKEKNQGFCIGSSMSVEVKARFGSSRGGAVLERPSFDQSQFDPSTQVQQGGDIGRVRDRRSTGSGDSYRVLLLDDERHTEKLVAKVLPQVVPSITPDDARRLFDVSRKDGVAVVIVTVKEHAEFYSQMMMQKGLRSSIEPDSNTV
- the LOC141629580 gene encoding double-stranded RNA-binding protein 4-like isoform X1: MANKPSSHSTFANIGMYKNKLQEYTQKQCLPFPAYRTANEGFQHAPKFRTTVYVDGVEYTSKSTFGRLREAEQDAAKLAYECILSNVQQTGFKPMLDEESRSSKSILHELTLKNHGEIPMYKTILGEGEGNLPVYVSRVTVNDKTFTGAGAKSKREAQQFAARTALESLLGTDCRDVLNHKRKQCGAPIDVSPSELNQKKVKTMGSQELCAGPGDGSQVKRMLIPSAPYSSSPVNKPVFRRQPDARRVRIGLGNTAQGGSFMNRKKPQHGRLP